The following DNA comes from Hahella chejuensis KCTC 2396.
AAAATAGAGGGGACAACCTAATTTTTCCATTCTCAGCAACGGGTTGTAAGTCCGCCCGGGTGCTGTTGATTAACTCTGCTGCGCACGGTGGCGGTCCACGAAGCGCTGTAGTAATAAATCCAATATATGTTCGTAAGTTTCCAGCGGCGTATCCGTCAGATAGGCGGTGTTGCCTGTCAAATGCAGGCTGACCATGCCATGCAACAGACTCCATAGCTCGATCAACATGGTGCGACGCTGATCGCTGGATGCATTTAAGCCAACTCGATCCAGAACAGATTGCAGGCAAGTCTCTGCAAAATTGGCCACTTCCATGGAAAGCGCATATTCCTGATTGGACAGAGGCTCAATATCCGTCCCTTTATACTCTCTGAATTTAGGCGCGTGGGAAGAGAACATCAGCTCGTAGTGCTCAGGCTGGCTGAGGCCAAACTCAATGTAGCCGCGCATGATGGCGCGTCCACGGGAAATGGCGTCCTGCTCCGCTTCCGCTCTTTTCATCAGATAAGCGCGTAGCTTGCTGAAGCCCTGAATCATCAGGGTGACGTAGATTTCGTCTTTGCTTTGGTAGTAGTTGTAGAGGTTCGGCGCGGTCATGCCGAGGGCTTTGCCAAGCCTGCGCATGGTGAGGGCGGCGAATCCTTCCTGAACGATGAGGCGCAGGGCCACATCCAGAATATTCCTTTTAAGTTGTTCAACTTCTTCGGGGGGCCTGACTGGGCGCATTAGCTCTATCTAACCTGGGGTATTCCAATTGCATCAGATTAGTTCGTGACAATAACAGTGGCTGAACCCTAAATTCAACTACTGAATGCAGGAAAACGGGAATTTTTTATGATGAAAGTCAAGTATCCCTGAATTTCTCGTGAAAACAGAAAGTTAAGTCATATCTAGAGATCTTTTCGCCCTTTAAAAAAGGTTAATAATTAATCCACCTTGAGGCAATAAGCCATCCCGTAGTCTTAGCTCCAAGGATGGTGAAAAGAAGGTTTCACCCAAACGCGCAAAGCACAGTGTTTTAAGTTTGTTTTTTGTTATGTGCTTGTTGACGTAGTTGTTGTCCTGCCCTTGAGTGTTGTTTTTTTTAAGAGCGTTAGCCACTG
Coding sequences within:
- a CDS encoding TetR/AcrR family transcriptional regulator yields the protein MRPVRPPEEVEQLKRNILDVALRLIVQEGFAALTMRRLGKALGMTAPNLYNYYQSKDEIYVTLMIQGFSKLRAYLMKRAEAEQDAISRGRAIMRGYIEFGLSQPEHYELMFSSHAPKFREYKGTDIEPLSNQEYALSMEVANFAETCLQSVLDRVGLNASSDQRRTMLIELWSLLHGMVSLHLTGNTAYLTDTPLETYEHILDLLLQRFVDRHRAQQS